A single window of Treponema primitia ZAS-1 DNA harbors:
- a CDS encoding ATP-binding cassette domain-containing protein, which yields MISIENLEYIYPSGKHALKNINLTIQKGEFVAVVGRNGSGKSTFAGVVSGLIKPTKGAVFVNGINTKSKKNFIELRKTMGMVFQNPENQIVFEKVRDDIAFGLRNLNFTDAEIDKRIEEISKTMGIEDFTDSFELSMGQKQRVAIASVLAMNPQCIVFDEPTAMLDPKGKKDIQNIVTDLHKSGLTVVYVTNVIDEVLPADRIVVIENGSIKAEIKKQELFDNIEKMKSFGLEIPLIMDLLHILKQKGIDIFVKKWSVDDVADNIYAYIKGASRGSGASGGSDV from the coding sequence ATGATCAGCATAGAGAACTTAGAGTATATATATCCCTCGGGTAAACATGCTTTAAAAAATATAAACCTTACCATTCAGAAAGGTGAATTTGTCGCCGTCGTAGGCCGAAACGGTTCGGGAAAATCAACCTTTGCCGGCGTAGTTTCGGGGCTCATAAAGCCTACAAAGGGCGCTGTATTTGTAAACGGCATAAACACGAAAAGTAAAAAAAACTTTATAGAATTACGCAAAACAATGGGCATGGTTTTTCAAAACCCGGAAAACCAAATTGTATTTGAAAAAGTGCGGGATGATATTGCATTCGGCCTGCGAAATCTAAATTTTACCGATGCCGAAATTGACAAACGGATTGAAGAAATTTCAAAAACAATGGGCATAGAAGATTTTACCGATTCCTTTGAACTTTCCATGGGGCAAAAACAGCGCGTAGCCATTGCAAGCGTCCTGGCCATGAATCCCCAGTGTATTGTTTTTGATGAACCCACGGCAATGCTCGATCCTAAGGGTAAAAAGGATATTCAAAATATTGTTACGGATCTGCATAAAAGCGGACTTACGGTGGTGTACGTTACCAATGTGATCGATGAGGTACTTCCCGCCGATAGAATTGTTGTCATAGAAAACGGCAGTATTAAGGCCGAGATTAAAAAACAGGAACTCTTTGACAACATAGAAAAAATGAAGTCCTTCGGTCTGGAGATACCCCTGATAATGGACCTCCTCCATATATTGAAACAAAAGGGCATAGACATTTTTGTAAAAAAATGGTCCGTGGATGACGTGGCGGATAACATTTATGCATATATAAAAGGCGCTTCCAGAGGAAGTGGCGCATCCGGAGGAAGCGATGTTTAA
- a CDS encoding DMT family transporter: protein MNKRNNALLAIILCVLFWGFSFISIKVSVAVIPPMTLGVLRFAIALVFLVFIKQKIVPGEKLKLRDLPLLAGAGIFGVTIYFFCENNGVSLVSASEASIIIASIPVLTLVVERIFGRVKYIALWRWLGAAVSIAGVWLVAGVSFSVSGSILGYIYMGGAALCWVAYCFLTRPLFTRCSRIHIVFWQTVFGFIGFIPFSLAEHSRWAMPGLPVILHVVFLGICCSALGYWLYAQALEVLGVSISSIFINFIPVITAIGGFFLLGERLYPIQWAGAALVISGVTLAMIEKKQSPPLELPHL, encoded by the coding sequence ATGAATAAACGTAACAACGCTCTTTTAGCAATCATCCTCTGTGTCCTTTTCTGGGGATTCTCCTTCATTTCCATCAAAGTTTCGGTGGCGGTAATCCCTCCCATGACCCTTGGGGTCCTCCGCTTTGCCATAGCCCTGGTATTCCTGGTTTTTATAAAACAAAAGATAGTGCCCGGGGAAAAACTCAAACTCCGGGATCTGCCCCTCCTCGCCGGAGCGGGGATCTTCGGAGTTACCATTTATTTTTTCTGCGAAAACAACGGGGTTTCCCTGGTTAGCGCCTCGGAAGCTTCTATTATTATCGCCTCAATTCCGGTGCTCACCCTGGTGGTGGAACGGATCTTTGGAAGGGTAAAATACATCGCCCTTTGGCGCTGGCTGGGTGCGGCGGTTTCCATCGCCGGTGTTTGGCTTGTGGCGGGGGTTTCCTTCTCCGTCTCAGGCAGCATCCTTGGCTACATCTACATGGGCGGGGCCGCCCTGTGCTGGGTAGCCTACTGCTTCCTCACCCGGCCTCTCTTTACCCGTTGTTCCAGAATACACATCGTGTTCTGGCAGACCGTCTTCGGCTTCATCGGGTTCATCCCCTTTTCCCTTGCCGAACATTCCCGCTGGGCCATGCCGGGCCTCCCGGTAATTCTCCACGTAGTTTTCCTGGGGATCTGCTGTTCCGCATTGGGGTACTGGCTCTACGCCCAAGCTCTGGAAGTCCTGGGAGTTTCTATCTCCTCGATCTTTATCAATTTTATTCCCGTGATAACCGCCATCGGCGGCTTCTTTCTCCTGGGCGAACGGCTCTACCCCATTCAATGGGCGGGCGCAGCCCTGGTAATCTCCGGGGTCACCCTGGCCATGATTGAGAAAAAACAATCACCGCCCCTGGAACTGCCCCATCTTTGA
- a CDS encoding GNAT family N-acetyltransferase — MEAKNGKDILDFMEINLRLEEEKDYRIVEELTREAFWNVYFPGCGEHLLVHNLRKATEFIKELDFVAIYNNKLIGNIVYVKAKIKNMDKEYTVLTFGPLSVSPEYQNNGIGSTLIKHTINLAKELGYRAIIIYGDPEYYKRFGFKESKEYTITNKDKKYPAALLVLELYPNALNGIKGIFDEGKSYEIDEKELEEFEKGFNKKEKGFAKTQDRFNELVNKYL, encoded by the coding sequence ATGGAAGCTAAAAATGGCAAGGATATTCTTGATTTTATGGAAATTAATTTAAGGCTTGAAGAAGAAAAAGATTATAGAATTGTTGAGGAACTAACCAGAGAGGCATTCTGGAATGTGTATTTTCCAGGTTGTGGTGAACATTTACTTGTTCATAATTTAAGAAAAGCCACTGAATTTATTAAAGAATTGGATTTTGTAGCAATTTATAACAATAAACTTATTGGAAACATTGTATATGTAAAAGCAAAAATTAAAAACATGGATAAAGAATATACCGTATTAACATTTGGTCCACTAAGTGTATCACCGGAATATCAAAACAATGGAATTGGAAGTACATTAATAAAACATACCATAAATTTAGCAAAAGAATTGGGGTATAGGGCAATAATAATATATGGCGATCCTGAATATTATAAAAGATTTGGATTTAAAGAATCAAAGGAATATACCATAACAAATAAGGACAAAAAATATCCCGCAGCGTTATTGGTTTTAGAATTATACCCAAATGCCCTAAATGGAATAAAGGGAATATTTGATGAAGGGAAATCATATGAAATAGATGAGAAAGAATTGGAAGAATTTGAGAAAGGGTTTAATAAAAAGGAAAAAGGATTTGCAAAGACACAAGATAGATTTAACGAATTAGTGAATAAATATTTATAG
- a CDS encoding YgiQ family radical SAM protein, whose translation MGPKKPGFLPVNLREMGERGWESCDFIFVSGDAYVDHPSFAAALISRFLEAQGFRVGVLPQPDWKNPQSYTVLGRPRLAFLVGAGNMDSMVAHYTAARKPRSEDAYSPGGKAGFRPDRATLKYVEGIRAAYKDIPVIIGGIEAGLRRFAHYDYWSDTVRRSILLDSKADILVYGMGERPILEIARRLGKGEPVSAIRDIRGTCVRSQGLPPELSTGALRLPDYEAVKAGDPASLRAYAEHFMLQKLHADPGIAKPLAERSDGDRWVLQNPPAVPLETTELDRIYELPYMRRAHPMYDAAGGVPALQEVCFSLVSNRGCFGGCSFCAITFHQGRALTSRSPESLVREAETLTHHADFKGYIHDVGGPTANFYGASCPRQAKGGFCPEKECLYPKPCPQLKVNHRPYMETLNALRNIGSIKKVFIRSGIRFDYMELDKQHGREFLETLCQHHISGQLKVAPEHISAPVLAAMGKGDHGTYEKFRRDYTEMNSRLELKQYLIPYFISSHPGSTLKDAIELALYMKKSRFVPDQVQDFYPSPGTMATVMYRTGLDPRTMEDMYVPRGEREKRLQRSLLQFNHPDKKALVIEALRTAGRADLIGILLT comes from the coding sequence ATGGGTCCGAAAAAGCCGGGTTTCCTCCCCGTAAACCTCCGTGAAATGGGGGAGCGGGGTTGGGAATCCTGTGATTTTATCTTTGTTTCCGGCGACGCCTATGTGGATCATCCCTCGTTTGCCGCTGCGCTGATCTCCCGTTTTCTTGAAGCCCAGGGCTTCCGGGTTGGGGTTTTGCCCCAGCCTGACTGGAAAAATCCTCAATCCTACACTGTTTTAGGCCGTCCTCGCCTCGCCTTCCTGGTTGGAGCCGGTAACATGGATTCCATGGTTGCCCACTATACTGCCGCCCGGAAGCCCCGTTCGGAGGATGCCTATTCCCCCGGGGGCAAAGCGGGGTTTCGGCCTGACCGGGCAACTTTAAAATACGTTGAGGGTATCAGGGCGGCCTATAAGGACATACCGGTTATCATCGGCGGTATTGAAGCGGGGCTCCGCCGGTTTGCCCACTACGACTACTGGTCCGATACGGTACGCCGTTCGATTCTGCTGGATTCCAAGGCGGATATCCTGGTTTACGGCATGGGGGAGCGGCCCATCCTGGAAATAGCCCGCCGCCTGGGGAAGGGGGAACCGGTCTCGGCTATCCGGGATATCCGGGGTACCTGCGTCCGTTCCCAGGGTCTGCCGCCGGAACTTTCCACCGGGGCGCTCCGGCTGCCGGACTACGAAGCGGTGAAGGCCGGCGATCCCGCCTCCCTGCGAGCCTATGCGGAACACTTCATGCTCCAGAAGCTGCATGCCGATCCCGGGATCGCTAAGCCCTTGGCGGAACGGTCCGACGGGGACCGCTGGGTCCTCCAGAACCCCCCGGCCGTCCCCTTGGAAACTACGGAACTGGATCGGATCTACGAGCTCCCCTATATGCGCCGGGCCCATCCCATGTACGATGCTGCCGGCGGTGTTCCGGCTTTACAGGAAGTGTGTTTTTCCCTGGTTTCCAACCGGGGGTGTTTCGGCGGCTGTTCATTCTGCGCCATCACCTTCCACCAGGGCCGGGCGCTTACCAGCCGGAGCCCGGAGAGTCTGGTCCGGGAAGCGGAAACCCTGACTCACCATGCGGACTTTAAGGGTTATATCCACGATGTGGGCGGTCCCACCGCTAATTTTTACGGCGCTTCCTGCCCCCGCCAAGCCAAGGGCGGCTTCTGCCCGGAAAAGGAATGTCTCTACCCCAAGCCTTGTCCGCAGCTCAAGGTGAACCACCGGCCCTACATGGAAACCCTCAATGCGCTGCGAAACATCGGATCAATCAAAAAAGTCTTTATCCGATCCGGCATCCGTTTTGATTATATGGAACTGGATAAACAGCACGGCAGGGAATTCCTGGAAACCCTCTGCCAACACCATATAAGCGGCCAACTCAAAGTTGCCCCGGAGCATATCTCCGCACCGGTCCTTGCAGCCATGGGTAAGGGCGATCATGGGACCTACGAAAAGTTCCGCAGGGATTATACGGAAATGAATTCGCGGCTGGAACTCAAGCAGTATCTTATTCCCTATTTTATTTCCAGCCATCCCGGATCAACCCTGAAGGACGCCATAGAGTTGGCGCTATATATGAAGAAGAGCCGCTTTGTTCCGGACCAGGTACAGGATTTTTACCCAAGCCCGGGAACCATGGCCACGGTGATGTACCGTACCGGTCTGGACCCCCGGACCATGGAGGATATGTATGTGCCCAGGGGGGAACGAGAGAAACGGCTCCAGCGGAGCCTCCTGCAGTTTAACCACCCTGATAAGAAGGCCCTGGTGATTGAGGCGCTGCGGACTGCGGGACGGGCGGATCTTATTGGTATCCTTTTAACCTGA
- the ndk gene encoding nucleoside-diphosphate kinase has translation MEKTFVMLKPGVLQRRIVGEVLSRFERKGLKILALKLVQMDQAMVEAHYAEHKGKDFYEKLVSYTLSGPVVAMILEGEEAISAVRRLVGPTDIHNAQPGTIRGDFAYRTRLNIVHASDSTASAEREISLFFKPQEIVEWEDGNDQWY, from the coding sequence ATGGAGAAAACTTTTGTGATGTTAAAGCCCGGTGTTTTGCAGCGCCGTATTGTCGGAGAAGTACTCAGCCGGTTTGAACGGAAGGGTCTCAAGATCCTCGCCCTAAAATTAGTGCAGATGGACCAGGCCATGGTGGAGGCCCATTACGCAGAGCATAAGGGGAAGGACTTTTACGAAAAGCTCGTGAGTTATACCCTCTCGGGGCCGGTGGTGGCCATGATCCTGGAGGGAGAGGAAGCCATCTCCGCCGTGCGCCGTCTGGTGGGGCCCACGGACATACACAACGCTCAGCCGGGAACTATCCGGGGAGATTTTGCATATCGGACCAGGCTTAATATCGTTCACGCTTCGGATTCGACCGCCAGCGCTGAACGGGAAATATCCCTGTTTTTTAAGCCTCAGGAGATCGTTGAATGGGAGGATGGGAATGACCAGTGGTACTGA
- the ffh gene encoding signal recognition particle protein, with product MLDKLTQKISDALRIVSGKATITEKNIDDAVEAIKMALLEADVNLRVVRRFVNSTIEEAKGEKVLRSVDPGQQFVKIIHDKLTSYLGDTTPNANGRSAQELQLKGPDTISVILMLGLQGSGKTTSSAKLALRLKKEGRKPLLVACDLVRPAAMEQLAVLGNQIGVPVYKEDGAKDSVKVFKDAWNYAGKNLIDTVIVDTTGRLQIDEPMMEELSLLKNAAKPDELLLVADSMTGQSAVDIAKTFDEKIGLTGVILTKFDSDTRGGAALSLKTVTGKPLKFVGTGEKPEDFEPFHPERMASRILGMGDVVTLVEKAQEVIDQKEAEELRKKMEKENFTLEDWLSQLRSMKKMGSLQSMLEMIPGMAGQISEEDIDKAELKYQEAILSSMTRKERANHLIIGPSRRSRIARGSGTSVSEVGRLLKKFEKMRTMMKKMSKMSRNPAAAQSMFSKMGQFQGR from the coding sequence ATGTTAGATAAACTAACCCAAAAAATTTCCGATGCCCTCCGTATTGTTTCGGGGAAGGCGACTATCACTGAGAAAAATATTGACGATGCGGTGGAGGCCATCAAGATGGCTTTGCTGGAGGCGGATGTAAACCTCCGGGTAGTCCGCCGTTTTGTTAATTCTACTATCGAAGAGGCCAAGGGTGAGAAAGTTCTCCGTTCGGTTGATCCGGGCCAGCAGTTTGTCAAGATTATCCACGACAAGTTAACCAGTTATCTGGGGGATACCACCCCGAATGCCAACGGACGTTCGGCACAGGAACTCCAGCTCAAGGGGCCGGACACTATTTCTGTTATCCTCATGTTGGGGCTTCAGGGTTCGGGGAAGACCACCAGTTCCGCTAAACTTGCCCTGCGGCTTAAAAAGGAAGGCCGCAAGCCCCTCCTGGTAGCCTGTGACCTAGTGCGGCCCGCGGCTATGGAACAATTAGCGGTACTGGGAAACCAGATCGGCGTACCGGTGTACAAAGAAGACGGAGCGAAAGATAGTGTTAAGGTTTTTAAGGATGCCTGGAACTATGCCGGAAAAAATCTGATCGACACCGTTATTGTTGATACCACGGGCCGGCTTCAGATAGACGAACCCATGATGGAGGAACTTTCCCTGCTCAAGAACGCCGCCAAGCCCGATGAACTCCTCCTGGTGGCGGATTCTATGACCGGCCAGTCCGCAGTGGATATCGCCAAGACCTTTGATGAAAAAATCGGCCTTACCGGAGTTATCCTTACCAAGTTCGATTCCGATACCCGGGGCGGCGCGGCGCTTTCCCTCAAGACCGTTACCGGCAAGCCCCTCAAGTTTGTGGGTACCGGGGAAAAGCCCGAAGACTTTGAACCCTTCCACCCCGAGCGTATGGCAAGCCGTATCCTTGGCATGGGGGATGTGGTCACCCTGGTGGAAAAAGCCCAGGAGGTGATCGACCAAAAGGAAGCGGAAGAGCTCCGGAAAAAAATGGAGAAGGAGAACTTCACCCTGGAGGACTGGCTGAGCCAGCTTCGTTCCATGAAGAAAATGGGTTCCCTTCAGTCCATGCTGGAAATGATCCCCGGTATGGCGGGGCAAATCAGCGAAGAGGATATCGACAAGGCGGAGCTGAAATACCAGGAGGCCATACTTTCTTCCATGACCCGGAAGGAACGGGCGAATCATCTGATCATCGGCCCCTCCCGCCGTTCCCGGATTGCCCGGGGTTCCGGTACGTCGGTGTCCGAGGTGGGAAGGCTTCTCAAAAAATTCGAGAAGATGCGGACCATGATGAAAAAGATGTCCAAGATGAGCAGGAATCCTGCGGCTGCTCAATCTATGTTTTCAAAGATGGGGCAGTTCCAGGGGCGGTGA
- a CDS encoding M3 family oligoendopeptidase: MTSGTETGEGQVGALPKWDLSSIYVSFDSPEYRRDLKLLTEKITAFLKLLEAPLPADSGLAAALLALIRAYEEAGDLNENLSAYAEAIYTADTRDSRALTEINAIEAAALPLGKGAVIFRNRLVEARVPVLKALDSDAELTPYGFFIRESLEKAAYQMSPELEDLANDLSRSGGDAWGRLQEAISSTVTALWDTASGERKTVIALRNLAHSPDRSIRERAYRAELEAWASMEIPLGASLNGIKGTTLTVDKRRGWKSALQKSAFQSRLSEKALEVLIAAMENSLPLFRHYLKAKASLLGLKDCAFYDLFAPVGNATKKWTWSGATEFIIGKFTAFDPGMGAFARNAVSRSWIDALGREGKIGGAYCTDFPLAGLPGETNRGESRILCNFEGSFDSVFTVAHELGHGWHHELIKDLSRFQSAYPMTLAETASIFAETIIFEGALGASSNDGDRIALIEGNLKDCCQVIMDILSRFYFERALFERRDKAELSAEELCALMIDAQKATYGDGLDPAQLHPYMWAVKSHYYSPGLAFYNYPYAFGQLFSLGLFARAKKEGPGFAAAYRKILRLTGQASAADVAKSAGFDIEDSAFWQDGIALIAGRVAEFEKLAASWRP, encoded by the coding sequence ATGACCAGTGGTACTGAGACCGGGGAAGGGCAAGTCGGGGCCCTTCCGAAATGGGACCTATCATCTATATATGTATCCTTTGATTCACCGGAGTACCGGCGGGATCTAAAATTGCTTACAGAAAAGATCACCGCCTTCCTGAAGCTTCTGGAAGCGCCCCTACCTGCGGATTCCGGACTGGCCGCCGCCCTGCTTGCCCTGATACGGGCCTACGAAGAAGCGGGGGATTTGAATGAAAACCTATCGGCCTATGCGGAGGCGATCTACACCGCCGATACCCGGGACAGCCGGGCTTTGACGGAGATCAATGCCATTGAAGCAGCGGCGCTGCCCCTGGGTAAAGGAGCGGTGATTTTCCGTAACCGGCTTGTGGAGGCAAGGGTTCCTGTATTAAAAGCCCTGGATTCCGATGCTGAACTGACGCCCTACGGATTTTTTATTCGGGAAAGCCTGGAGAAGGCGGCCTACCAGATGAGCCCTGAGTTGGAGGACCTTGCCAATGACCTTTCCCGATCCGGCGGTGATGCCTGGGGGCGGCTCCAGGAGGCTATTTCCTCCACCGTAACAGCGTTGTGGGATACGGCTTCGGGGGAGCGGAAGACCGTAATTGCCCTGCGGAATCTGGCGCACAGTCCGGATCGCAGCATCCGGGAGCGGGCCTACAGGGCAGAGCTTGAGGCCTGGGCCTCCATGGAGATACCCCTGGGGGCGTCCCTTAACGGTATTAAAGGAACTACCTTGACGGTGGATAAGCGGCGGGGCTGGAAATCGGCGCTGCAGAAATCGGCCTTCCAGTCCCGGTTGAGCGAAAAGGCCCTGGAGGTGCTTATCGCCGCCATGGAAAATTCTCTGCCCCTGTTCCGCCACTACCTTAAAGCGAAAGCATCTCTGCTGGGGCTTAAGGACTGCGCCTTTTACGACCTCTTTGCTCCGGTGGGGAATGCTACAAAAAAATGGACCTGGAGCGGCGCAACGGAATTTATCATCGGGAAATTTACTGCCTTTGATCCGGGTATGGGAGCCTTTGCCCGTAATGCGGTTTCACGCTCCTGGATAGATGCCCTTGGCCGGGAAGGTAAAATCGGCGGGGCCTATTGCACGGACTTTCCTTTGGCTGGCCTTCCCGGCGAAACGAATCGGGGGGAATCCCGGATACTCTGCAACTTCGAGGGATCCTTCGATTCGGTGTTCACCGTGGCCCACGAACTGGGCCATGGCTGGCACCATGAGTTGATCAAGGATCTAAGCCGGTTCCAATCCGCCTATCCCATGACCCTGGCGGAGACTGCCAGCATCTTTGCGGAGACCATCATCTTTGAGGGCGCTCTGGGCGCTTCCTCCAATGATGGTGACCGGATCGCTCTTATCGAGGGAAACCTCAAGGATTGCTGTCAGGTGATTATGGACATACTTTCCCGGTTCTACTTTGAGCGGGCTCTTTTTGAACGCCGGGACAAGGCGGAGCTAAGTGCAGAGGAACTCTGTGCCCTGATGATCGACGCCCAGAAAGCTACCTACGGGGATGGCCTGGACCCTGCGCAGCTTCACCCCTATATGTGGGCGGTTAAGAGCCACTATTACAGTCCCGGCCTTGCCTTCTATAATTACCCCTACGCTTTCGGGCAGCTTTTTTCGCTGGGGCTTTTCGCCCGGGCAAAGAAGGAAGGGCCGGGATTTGCGGCGGCGTACCGGAAGATACTCCGGCTCACCGGGCAGGCTTCCGCCGCTGATGTCGCCAAGTCTGCGGGGTTTGATATTGAGGATAGCGCCTTCTGGCAGGACGGTATTGCCCTTATCGCCGGACGGGTGGCGGAGTTTGAAAAACTTGCAGCAAGCTGGAGGCCATAA
- a CDS encoding folate family ECF transporter S component, whose translation MPKVKKVVLAGLLLAILIVFERFISVETLILRLSFSYVPYILTGTLLGPVWGAALGVAVDLLGMLLMPKGPFFPGFTLNALLIGLVYGLFLYKAPSNKSYLIRLIISIFVVHIFIHLGLTTLWLSLLYKRAFMVVIAGRIIANIVEIPIEIGSMFAIKIFLDKPVKKYLLEDSSESWDDTEDGVD comes from the coding sequence ATGCCTAAGGTAAAGAAAGTTGTACTTGCCGGCTTGCTCCTGGCTATCCTTATCGTATTTGAACGTTTCATTTCTGTAGAAACCCTAATTTTACGTTTAAGTTTTTCCTATGTACCGTATATTTTAACCGGTACACTCTTAGGGCCGGTTTGGGGCGCCGCCCTTGGCGTTGCGGTGGATCTTTTGGGTATGCTTCTTATGCCCAAGGGGCCTTTTTTTCCGGGCTTTACCCTTAATGCCCTATTAATCGGTTTAGTTTACGGACTTTTTCTGTACAAGGCGCCTTCAAATAAATCCTATCTGATACGGCTCATAATCAGTATTTTTGTGGTGCATATATTTATACACCTGGGCCTTACAACCCTTTGGCTTTCCCTCTTGTATAAAAGAGCATTTATGGTGGTAATTGCGGGCAGAATTATTGCAAACATTGTTGAAATTCCCATAGAAATAGGCTCCATGTTTGCCATAAAAATCTTCCTGGATAAGCCAGTCAAAAAATATCTTCTGGAAGATTCCTCGGAATCCTGGGACGATACAGAAGATGGCGTCGATTAA
- a CDS encoding energy-coupling factor transporter transmembrane component T family protein — translation MFNAVKFLSIFVYTIGIFFFEWPFIAVFLLINIAAMFLCRLRPLAAVKYILSFLPFILLAASFNFILGFVQHALYLSARLILICNITQCYKKVVNTNDLCRTIETLSKPLKIFNIDGKDISLMVSISLAFIPVLRRDFEQIKTALKAKGMKVNAQNFRYIVKPFFVSILSRTNEISRAIRLKGYQ, via the coding sequence ATGTTTAACGCTGTAAAGTTTTTATCAATATTTGTCTATACCATAGGTATTTTCTTTTTTGAATGGCCCTTTATTGCGGTTTTTCTTTTAATCAATATTGCGGCGATGTTCCTTTGCCGCCTAAGGCCCCTTGCCGCAGTAAAATACATTCTTTCTTTTTTGCCCTTCATCCTTTTAGCGGCGTCTTTTAATTTTATTTTAGGATTTGTGCAGCATGCACTTTATCTAAGCGCCCGTTTAATTTTAATTTGCAACATTACCCAGTGTTATAAAAAAGTTGTAAACACCAACGATCTTTGCAGGACAATCGAAACCCTCAGCAAGCCTTTAAAGATATTTAACATTGACGGAAAAGATATATCCCTTATGGTGTCCATAAGCCTTGCCTTTATTCCTGTTTTACGCCGGGACTTTGAGCAAATCAAAACCGCCCTGAAGGCAAAGGGGATGAAGGTGAATGCGCAGAATTTTAGATATATAGTAAAACCATTTTTTGTAAGTATTCTAAGCAGAACAAATGAAATATCCCGGGCGATCAGGTTAAAAGGATACCAATAA
- a CDS encoding NAD(P)H-dependent glycerol-3-phosphate dehydrogenase, translated as MAKIGILGAGAWGTAVAKVIADKGNDVLIWSHSKSTLEDINERHVNSRYLSEVALPNNLQACDDILETVNGKEYLILAAPSLYLLDTVKQILTAPSIREGETVIAVLTKGFLPSSKGPRLILETLEDYLPGFYRQSLVYIAGPSHAEEVSRGKITGLIAASENAKNSIRFRDLLKSPRLLVFSSFDVRGVQVAAAAKNVIAIAFGMLDALKTAKSYAGVEDMFGDGTESLLLAAGLNEIQTLGKAMGATHAETFTSISGVGDLDVTCRSVFGRNRRFGREIIEKNILGPFINLDDLIARIAEVGYLPEGVVAARYVKALTEKFKLKMPISTGLYQILNRETEPEDFLRSFLKGME; from the coding sequence ATGGCAAAAATAGGTATTTTGGGCGCCGGCGCCTGGGGAACCGCGGTGGCCAAGGTTATCGCCGATAAGGGAAACGATGTGCTGATCTGGAGTCACAGCAAGTCTACCCTGGAGGACATCAACGAGCGGCACGTCAACTCCCGGTACCTGTCCGAGGTGGCCCTGCCGAATAATCTCCAGGCCTGCGATGATATCCTTGAAACAGTTAACGGTAAGGAATACCTCATCCTGGCGGCCCCGTCACTCTATCTGCTGGATACGGTAAAACAGATTCTGACGGCGCCGTCCATACGGGAAGGGGAGACCGTCATTGCGGTGCTCACCAAGGGCTTCCTCCCCTCGTCCAAGGGGCCCCGGCTGATCCTGGAAACCCTGGAGGATTACCTGCCGGGATTTTACCGCCAATCCCTGGTCTATATCGCCGGGCCAAGCCATGCGGAAGAAGTTTCCCGGGGGAAGATCACCGGCCTTATCGCCGCCAGCGAGAATGCTAAGAATTCCATACGGTTCCGGGATCTGTTAAAAAGCCCCCGGCTTTTAGTTTTTTCTTCCTTCGATGTCCGGGGGGTTCAGGTTGCGGCGGCGGCGAAGAACGTTATCGCCATCGCCTTCGGGATGCTGGACGCTCTGAAGACCGCCAAATCCTATGCCGGCGTAGAGGATATGTTTGGAGACGGAACAGAATCGCTGCTTCTGGCTGCCGGGCTTAACGAGATACAGACCCTGGGCAAGGCTATGGGGGCGACCCATGCGGAAACCTTTACGTCCATCTCCGGCGTAGGGGACCTTGATGTTACCTGCCGTTCCGTATTCGGCAGAAACCGCCGCTTTGGCCGGGAAATTATCGAGAAGAATATTCTGGGCCCCTTTATCAATCTGGATGATCTCATCGCCCGGATCGCCGAGGTCGGGTACCTGCCCGAGGGGGTAGTGGCCGCCAGATATGTAAAAGCCCTGACGGAAAAATTCAAGCTCAAGATGCCCATATCCACGGGGCTCTATCAAATATTAAACCGCGAGACCGAGCCGGAAGATTTTCTGCGCTCCTTCTTAAAAGGAATGGAATAA